The following are encoded in a window of Leptotrichia trevisanii DSM 22070 genomic DNA:
- a CDS encoding autotransporter-associated N-terminal domain-containing protein, whose amino-acid sequence MSKTLLQLKKDLKAFAKRCKDFKYTDSVLFAFLLNGLLISSGSLYAAPEKDSAINNQMQQINTSIKQIRTEFKRARAETDKLVKGTNLELIQLMEQGDHVTKSPWSSWQYGMNYFYNDWHGHYRGRGDKIDSFIYKRDDSIVNRSNYPGKIETKYGATTLGLVREPNAAMDVSAALTPKSVDKVAPAFTVQGAGGGFPNFVTRIVKVPGEPGVVNPVTPRTLILSFTSGGADPTHTRYSYWMDNKGDISGTSVANGEVYKTYSSITSGNTYNGTFSGTIQTNAFNGASVTPGTAAALYGGTSPKSNYTNSENSSNLFFNTLTNTPYSYFGDGTKIALITPSSSFQSGAYHRGTVINLETEGRTGKTFSDLNTGHIITADQYTRIQNYMSKSNLNANTNGQLYHTNNGIVEIGGTETRYVHTTVNGGNQRLNIVENNGKIIGINYNHNNVTTSDNIVFFHSPDLAGNDDYQHLYANSKNGEISLYGQGGAVALYTAAKDLSTPSTLEQGDVSFINEGTINLYGKENVGVAINNDTYGQVTPNTNFILSKPINIYGDNAVGLYNANSGNGTRNDKNEARFIIGNQSQNKLLTYTSSNSLLSGSYTANSSANDTGYSDKYTEGVIGIYQNATKNALGTNDITLKSALPELTMEAFTRKSVGIYTKSGNVDIDHGAVTANKGKISMLGGEENVGLYASGGGISFKGDIEMGGSASTLSDAITTGYKNTAVYATNSNKVTVEGDITTDKNGKELTESTVVYANGSSEVVLNGENDIKLKAASKTITNSTGNNTGVFVDDATVMFGDNNKGTPSLTGTTTGSSTKGSSITITSDDRKLGTALYAKNGGMINAIGDSLAKGLKITVKDGASAVASVGQNASNKVSQINVKYSTINYDGEGFALYTDDKGKINADDSEITLSGKAVGFGIRGTSTGYTSNVSLLNSKFKITSDDVILMNVVNPNALKLSNFVSTLSGASGLNASNITTNGPGAGDNYKLAVVEGLNNGKSFTFDNNLDKSLAVSSSNSSTNDYKYVRNFLIQRSILDVNADVKAVLSTSDATTINGDLTNSSVIGLNISSSTGAASNAETGINVNGKTITVDRTDAGAGAIGLYTNFGKININSGTLNVETDTANTVNDQAVGVYAVNGSEVNNNSGNITVGGNNSIGILGLAYREDAAGNPVLNEFGGVAGQGKATVNNDGNITLGGTGAKGVFVKNNNSASSIADSVATNKANGKITMSGAGSVGMYADKATLNNYGTIDLKTGSNAKIGMYGINNSNMTNWATGNITVGNSVLSSASDVPNIGMYTADSVTLNNYGTLDIKDSSYGMYGENIHAYGTSKIKIAQNGVGIFSKGTAGTGTVTLDSGSEITTSASVKGKEAVGVFTAGTNPVNINDNGSKMDLKDWTFGYVIKAPGTLTTNASSNVTMDNETVYAYSDNNSSVIKNYTPIKATGNRNYGIYSSGTVDNYGNMDLKSGNGNGNIGMYSTAGTATNWTTIDVGKTDKNTKSYGIGMATGYYDGTSSRNQGTIINKGTINVTEENSIGMYAVGKGSKAINAAGGIINLSGKNTIGMYIDQEAEGENYGTITGNGDNLKGVVVANQGKFKNYGTIQITGNKGIGIYTDKGEASADGIDGPGAVNTGSFRNVYESQPTDEKVEGSVTIKVPPKATTVTVTINGAKVPITKVDTNVASPSATEVTVTSPSGVTVLDLAKSGLMNFPSGSKATSVGMYVDTSGIKYTNPIQGLSNLAGLTDINLYFGTEAARYTNAKAIELGDNIIKPYNDALANVVTTGTVLNTNSSSLTWLAIPTKSAVTGLYDKVYLVKIPYTDFVSKKDPNTYNFLNGLEQRYGVEGLGTREKELFNKLNDLGKGEQHIFTQAVDEMKGHQYANVQQRINATGNTLDNEFGYLRNEWRNPSKQNNKIKVFGTRDEYNTDTAGIIDYKSNAYGVAYVHEDEKIKMGNSSGWYAGAVTNRFRFKDLGKSKEDQTMIKLGIFKTMSPKTDHNGALQWTIAGDVFTGVNSMKRKFWIVDDVFEAKSTYHSYGAALKNELGYDIRLSERTHLRPFGSVKMEYGRFNSIKEDSGQMRLKVKGNDYFSVKPEAGMEFKYVQPLAVRTNLTVGLSAAYENEIGKLQKGNRAKVRYTTADWYNLEKEKEDRRGNGKFDLNIGVDNTRFGVTVNAGYDTKGNNVRGGIGFRAIY is encoded by the coding sequence ATGTCAAAAACTTTATTACAATTAAAAAAAGACTTAAAAGCCTTTGCCAAAAGATGTAAAGACTTTAAATACACAGATTCTGTATTATTTGCTTTTTTATTGAATGGACTATTAATTTCTTCTGGCAGTTTATATGCAGCGCCAGAAAAAGATTCTGCAATTAACAATCAGATGCAACAAATTAACACGTCAATAAAGCAGATACGAACAGAATTTAAACGTGCGAGAGCAGAAACTGATAAATTAGTCAAAGGAACAAACCTTGAGCTAATTCAGTTGATGGAACAGGGGGATCACGTAACAAAATCACCTTGGAGCAGCTGGCAATACGGAATGAACTATTTTTATAATGACTGGCATGGACATTATAGAGGTAGAGGGGATAAGATAGACAGCTTTATTTACAAAAGAGATGACTCAATCGTAAACAGAAGTAACTATCCAGGAAAAATCGAAACAAAATACGGAGCAACAACATTAGGACTAGTAAGAGAGCCAAATGCCGCAATGGACGTATCGGCAGCACTAACACCCAAGAGTGTAGATAAAGTAGCACCAGCATTTACAGTACAGGGAGCAGGAGGAGGATTTCCGAATTTTGTGACAAGGATAGTGAAAGTTCCAGGAGAACCTGGCGTAGTTAATCCTGTTACCCCAAGAACTTTAATTTTATCATTTACATCTGGTGGAGCAGATCCTACTCATACTCGTTATTCATATTGGATGGATAATAAGGGAGATATTTCAGGAACTTCTGTAGCAAATGGAGAAGTATATAAAACTTATTCAAGCATTACTTCAGGTAATACTTATAATGGAACTTTTTCAGGAACTATACAAACTAACGCATTTAATGGAGCGAGTGTAACTCCAGGAACAGCTGCTGCTCTATATGGTGGAACTTCGCCTAAAAGTAATTATACAAATAGTGAAAATAGTAGCAATTTGTTTTTTAATACATTGACAAACACACCTTATTCATATTTTGGAGATGGAACGAAAATAGCATTAATAACTCCTTCATCATCTTTTCAATCAGGTGCTTACCATAGGGGAACTGTAATTAATTTGGAAACGGAAGGAAGGACAGGAAAAACTTTTAGTGACTTGAATACTGGGCATATAATTACAGCGGATCAATATACTAGAATTCAAAATTATATGAGTAAAAGTAATTTGAATGCAAATACAAATGGACAATTATATCATACAAATAATGGAATTGTAGAAATTGGAGGAACGGAAACACGATATGTTCATACAACTGTTAATGGTGGTAATCAAAGATTAAATATCGTTGAAAATAATGGTAAGATTATAGGAATAAATTACAATCATAATAATGTTACTACAAGTGATAATATTGTTTTTTTTCATTCGCCAGATTTAGCAGGAAATGATGATTATCAACATTTGTATGCTAATTCTAAAAATGGAGAAATTTCTTTATACGGACAGGGTGGAGCAGTAGCCTTATATACAGCAGCTAAAGATTTGTCAACACCTTCTACACTGGAACAAGGCGATGTTTCATTTATAAATGAAGGAACAATAAATTTATATGGTAAAGAAAATGTTGGAGTTGCAATAAATAATGACACATATGGACAAGTAACACCAAATACTAATTTTATTTTATCAAAACCAATTAATATTTATGGAGATAATGCGGTAGGACTTTATAATGCCAACAGTGGTAACGGGACAAGAAATGATAAAAATGAGGCAAGATTTATAATAGGAAATCAATCTCAAAATAAGCTACTAACTTATACTTCTTCAAATTCACTATTAAGTGGAAGTTATACTGCAAACAGTTCTGCTAATGATACAGGATATAGTGATAAATACACTGAAGGAGTTATAGGAATTTATCAAAATGCTACTAAAAATGCACTAGGGACTAATGATATAACATTAAAATCAGCACTTCCTGAATTAACTATGGAGGCTTTTACGAGAAAATCAGTTGGAATATATACTAAAAGTGGAAACGTAGATATAGATCATGGAGCTGTAACAGCAAATAAAGGTAAAATCAGTATGTTAGGTGGGGAAGAGAATGTTGGGTTATATGCTTCTGGTGGAGGAATTTCCTTTAAGGGAGATATAGAAATGGGAGGTTCAGCTTCTACTTTATCAGATGCTATAACAACAGGATATAAAAATACAGCAGTATATGCTACTAATTCAAATAAAGTTACAGTGGAAGGAGATATTACAACTGATAAGAATGGTAAGGAATTAACAGAAAGTACAGTTGTTTATGCTAATGGATCCTCAGAAGTTGTTTTAAATGGAGAGAATGACATTAAACTAAAAGCAGCTTCAAAAACAATAACAAATTCTACTGGTAATAATACTGGAGTTTTTGTTGACGATGCAACAGTAATGTTTGGTGATAATAATAAGGGAACTCCTTCACTTACTGGAACTACAACTGGAAGTAGTACAAAAGGTTCATCAATCACAATTACTAGTGATGATCGTAAATTGGGAACAGCGTTGTATGCTAAAAATGGTGGAATGATAAATGCAATTGGAGATTCGTTAGCTAAAGGGTTAAAAATCACGGTAAAAGATGGAGCTTCGGCAGTAGCATCAGTAGGACAAAATGCAAGTAATAAAGTTTCTCAAATAAATGTTAAATATTCGACAATTAATTATGATGGTGAAGGATTTGCACTTTATACAGATGATAAAGGGAAAATAAATGCAGATGATTCTGAGATTACATTATCAGGAAAAGCTGTAGGATTCGGTATAAGAGGTACTTCCACAGGATATACCTCAAATGTATCGTTATTAAATTCTAAATTTAAAATAACTTCAGACGATGTTATATTAATGAATGTTGTTAATCCAAATGCATTGAAGTTGAGTAATTTTGTTTCAACATTATCAGGAGCTTCAGGCTTAAATGCAAGCAATATTACTACAAATGGTCCAGGAGCGGGAGATAATTATAAATTAGCAGTTGTAGAAGGATTAAATAATGGAAAATCATTTACATTTGATAATAATTTAGATAAAAGTTTAGCAGTAAGCTCTTCTAATTCATCAACAAATGATTATAAATATGTTCGTAATTTCTTGATTCAAAGAAGTATATTAGATGTAAATGCTGATGTCAAAGCTGTATTAAGTACAAGTGATGCGACAACTATAAATGGAGATTTAACAAATTCGTCAGTTATTGGACTTAATATCAGTTCAAGCACTGGGGCTGCAAGTAATGCGGAAACAGGAATTAATGTCAATGGTAAAACTATAACGGTTGACAGAACGGATGCAGGTGCTGGAGCAATCGGGCTATATACAAACTTTGGTAAAATTAATATAAACAGTGGAACTTTGAATGTTGAAACAGATACTGCTAACACTGTGAATGATCAGGCTGTGGGAGTTTATGCTGTAAATGGTTCGGAAGTTAATAATAACAGTGGAAATATTACTGTAGGCGGAAATAACTCAATTGGTATTTTAGGGCTTGCATATAGGGAAGATGCTGCTGGAAATCCAGTATTAAATGAATTTGGAGGAGTAGCTGGTCAAGGAAAGGCAACTGTAAATAATGATGGAAATATAACATTGGGCGGTACTGGTGCCAAAGGTGTATTTGTAAAAAATAATAACAGTGCTTCAAGCATTGCAGACAGTGTTGCTACAAATAAAGCTAATGGTAAAATTACCATGTCTGGAGCTGGATCCGTTGGAATGTATGCTGATAAAGCCACATTAAATAACTATGGAACTATTGATCTAAAAACAGGAAGCAATGCAAAAATTGGTATGTACGGAATCAATAATTCAAATATGACAAACTGGGCAACTGGAAATATTACTGTAGGGAATTCTGTACTTTCATCTGCTTCGGATGTTCCAAATATCGGTATGTATACGGCTGACAGTGTAACGTTGAATAACTATGGAACATTGGATATAAAAGATAGTTCTTATGGAATGTATGGAGAAAATATACATGCTTATGGAACTTCTAAGATTAAAATTGCTCAAAATGGAGTTGGAATATTCTCGAAAGGGACAGCGGGGACAGGAACTGTAACATTGGATTCGGGTTCTGAAATTACAACAAGTGCCAGTGTAAAAGGTAAGGAAGCAGTTGGAGTATTTACAGCGGGAACTAATCCTGTAAATATAAACGATAACGGTTCAAAAATGGATCTTAAGGACTGGACATTTGGATACGTAATAAAAGCTCCTGGAACATTGACTACAAACGCAAGTTCAAATGTAACTATGGATAATGAAACTGTTTATGCTTATTCTGATAATAATTCTTCAGTTATTAAAAACTATACTCCAATAAAAGCGACAGGTAACAGAAACTACGGAATCTACTCTTCTGGAACAGTCGATAACTATGGAAATATGGACTTGAAATCTGGAAATGGAAACGGTAATATAGGTATGTATTCTACAGCTGGAACTGCAACAAACTGGACAACAATTGATGTAGGTAAAACTGATAAGAATACAAAATCATACGGAATAGGAATGGCAACAGGTTATTATGATGGAACTTCATCAAGAAATCAAGGAACTATTATAAATAAAGGCACAATTAATGTAACAGAAGAAAATAGTATAGGAATGTATGCAGTTGGAAAGGGTTCTAAAGCAATTAATGCCGCTGGAGGGATAATTAATCTTAGTGGTAAAAATACAATCGGTATGTACATAGATCAAGAAGCGGAAGGTGAAAACTACGGTACTATTACAGGTAACGGAGATAATTTGAAAGGTGTTGTAGTAGCAAATCAAGGTAAATTTAAAAACTATGGTACAATTCAAATTACCGGAAATAAAGGTATAGGAATTTATACTGATAAAGGTGAAGCGTCTGCTGACGGTATAGACGGGCCTGGAGCGGTAAATACGGGATCATTCAGAAATGTTTATGAGTCACAGCCAACTGATGAAAAAGTTGAAGGAAGTGTAACAATAAAGGTTCCACCAAAGGCAACTACAGTAACAGTTACAATAAATGGAGCAAAAGTTCCAATAACAAAAGTTGATACAAATGTCGCTTCTCCTTCAGCAACTGAAGTAACAGTTACGTCGCCTTCAGGAGTTACAGTATTAGATCTTGCAAAATCAGGACTTATGAATTTCCCTTCAGGTTCTAAAGCAACAAGTGTGGGAATGTATGTTGATACATCTGGAATAAAATATACAAATCCTATTCAAGGATTAAGTAATTTAGCAGGGCTTACAGATATTAACCTATATTTTGGGACAGAAGCTGCAAGATATACGAATGCTAAAGCTATAGAATTGGGAGATAATATAATAAAACCATATAACGATGCACTTGCAAACGTAGTTACAACTGGAACAGTATTAAATACTAATTCAAGCAGCCTTACATGGTTAGCAATACCAACAAAATCAGCGGTTACAGGATTGTATGATAAAGTATATCTGGTTAAAATTCCATATACAGATTTTGTAAGTAAAAAGGATCCTAATACTTATAATTTCTTAAATGGGTTGGAACAAAGATACGGTGTTGAAGGGCTTGGTACGAGAGAAAAGGAATTGTTTAATAAATTAAATGATCTTGGAAAAGGTGAACAACATATCTTTACACAGGCTGTAGATGAAATGAAAGGACATCAGTATGCAAATGTTCAACAAAGAATCAATGCCACTGGAAATACTTTGGATAATGAATTTGGATATTTAAGAAATGAATGGAGAAATCCGTCTAAACAAAATAACAAAATTAAGGTATTTGGTACGAGAGATGAATACAATACTGATACAGCGGGAATAATTGATTATAAGAGCAATGCTTATGGTGTAGCCTATGTTCATGAAGATGAAAAAATTAAGATGGGTAACTCAAGCGGATGGTACGCAGGAGCTGTAACAAACAGATTCAGATTTAAAGACTTAGGAAAATCAAAAGAAGATCAGACAATGATTAAACTCGGAATATTCAAGACAATGTCGCCAAAAACTGATCATAACGGAGCATTGCAATGGACAATTGCTGGAGATGTCTTTACTGGGGTTAATAGTATGAAACGTAAATTCTGGATAGTGGATGATGTGTTTGAAGCGAAATCTACTTATCATTCTTATGGTGCTGCTCTTAAAAATGAGTTAGGCTATGATATAAGATTAAGTGAAAGAACACATTTACGTCCATTTGGATCAGTAAAAATGGAATATGGAAGATTTAACAGCATAAAAGAAGACAGTGGACAAATGAGATTGAAAGTAAAAGGAAATGACTATTTCTCAGTAAAACCTGAAGCTGGAATGGAATTCAAATATGTTCAACCATTAGCAGTACGAACAAATCTGACAGTAGGATTATCAGCAGCTTACGAAAATGAAATTGGAAAACTTCAAAAAGGAAACAGGGCAAAAGTAAGATATACAACAGCCGACTGGTATAACTTGGAAAAAGAAAAAGAAGATAGACGAGGAAATGGTAAATTTGACTTGAACATCGGAGTTGACAATACAAGATTTGGAGTTACTGTAAATGCTGGATACGACACTAAGGGCAACAATGTCAGAGGTGGAATAGGATTTAGGGCTATCTACTAA
- the rpmA gene encoding 50S ribosomal protein L27, producing MLLKLNLQLFASKKGQGSTRNGRDSNPKYLGVKKYDGEAVKAGNIIVRQRGSKFYAGTNAKLGKDYTLFALTDGYVKFEKFGNGKKRVSIYPERVEA from the coding sequence ATGTTATTAAAATTAAACTTACAGTTATTTGCCTCAAAAAAAGGGCAAGGATCAACTAGAAATGGTAGAGATTCAAACCCTAAATATTTAGGAGTAAAAAAATATGATGGAGAAGCTGTAAAAGCTGGAAACATCATTGTAAGACAAAGAGGAAGTAAATTTTACGCAGGGACTAACGCAAAATTAGGAAAAGATTACACTTTATTCGCGTTAACTGATGGATATGTAAAATTTGAAAAATTCGGAAATGGTAAAAAAAGAGTAAGCATTTACCCTGAAAGAGTAGAAGCGTAG
- a CDS encoding ribosomal-processing cysteine protease Prp → MIKIEIQRQKNKITYFEIKGHANFSEYGEDVICAAVSSVGQMTVNGLIETLKLKKKLKFTEEDGYISCDLKNSGLTDDELENADILVESMYSYLKEVAKSYSNFVKLKEIKI, encoded by the coding sequence ATGATAAAAATAGAAATTCAAAGACAAAAAAATAAAATAACATATTTTGAAATAAAAGGACATGCAAATTTTTCAGAATATGGAGAAGATGTAATTTGTGCAGCTGTTTCGTCAGTAGGACAAATGACAGTAAATGGACTTATTGAAACTTTGAAACTTAAGAAAAAACTAAAGTTTACTGAAGAAGATGGGTATATTTCCTGTGATTTAAAAAATTCTGGATTGACTGATGATGAACTAGAAAATGCAGATATTTTGGTTGAATCAATGTATTCGTATTTGAAGGAAGTTGCAAAAAGTTATAGTAATTTTGTGAAACTTAAAGAAATAAAAATATAA
- the rplU gene encoding 50S ribosomal protein L21: MFAVIKTGGKQYKVEVGTVLKVEKLAADVDSDIEINEVLLVGEGDNVTVGTPVVEGAKVVATVKSHGKADKKINFKYNKKTYYRKKGHRQSFTAIEIKSINA, translated from the coding sequence ATGTTTGCAGTAATTAAAACAGGTGGAAAACAGTACAAAGTAGAAGTTGGAACTGTATTAAAAGTTGAAAAATTAGCAGCTGATGTTGATTCAGACATCGAAATTAACGAAGTTCTATTAGTTGGAGAAGGAGATAACGTAACAGTTGGAACTCCAGTTGTAGAAGGAGCTAAAGTTGTAGCTACAGTTAAATCTCATGGAAAAGCTGATAAAAAAATTAACTTTAAATATAACAAAAAAACTTACTACAGAAAAAAAGGGCATAGACAATCTTTTACAGCAATTGAAATTAAATCAATCAATGCTTAA
- a CDS encoding SDR family NAD(P)-dependent oxidoreductase translates to MNRNIFITGATSGIGKETAYAFAKNGDNVILCARNADKLKEIKADIDRKYGTNAYIFVLDVTKYNDVVKFSKKILDDVKKVDILVNNAGLALGLDKFQDYDIMDIERMIDTNIKGLLYVTRQILPSMVANDEGHIINIGSTAGIYAYAGAAVYCATKSAVKVLSDGIRIDTIDKNIKVTTVQPGIVETNFSNVRFHGNMEEARKVYEGIEALKPEDIANTIVYIANQPKHVQISDITIMATNQATGFNIYRKNQNK, encoded by the coding sequence ATGAATAGAAATATTTTTATTACTGGAGCTACAAGTGGAATTGGGAAGGAAACAGCTTATGCCTTTGCGAAAAATGGGGACAATGTGATTTTGTGTGCTAGAAATGCGGATAAATTGAAGGAGATAAAGGCTGATATTGATAGAAAATATGGGACTAATGCGTATATTTTTGTGCTTGATGTTACAAAGTATAATGATGTTGTGAAATTTAGCAAGAAAATACTGGATGATGTGAAAAAGGTGGATATTCTTGTAAATAATGCAGGGCTTGCCTTGGGGCTGGATAAATTTCAGGATTATGATATTATGGATATTGAACGAATGATAGACACTAATATAAAGGGGCTTTTGTATGTTACAAGACAGATTTTGCCAAGTATGGTTGCAAATGATGAGGGGCACATTATAAATATTGGTTCAACTGCTGGAATTTATGCTTATGCAGGGGCTGCTGTGTATTGTGCGACTAAATCGGCTGTGAAGGTTTTGAGCGATGGAATTAGAATTGATACGATTGATAAAAATATCAAGGTAACGACTGTTCAGCCAGGAATTGTGGAAACTAATTTTAGTAATGTAAGATTTCACGGAAATATGGAGGAGGCTAGAAAGGTTTATGAAGGGATCGAGGCATTAAAGCCAGAAGATATTGCAAATACAATAGTTTATATTGCAAACCAGCCAAAACACGTACAAATTTCAGATATTACAATAATGGCGACAAATCAGGCGACTGGATTTAATATTTATAGAAAAAATCAAAATAAATGA
- a CDS encoding type II toxin-antitoxin system RelE family toxin has product MKYKVLLSKYAAKKLQKMDKNTSRKIYDFLKKINNSENPRIKGEALSHNLKGYWKYKPLKNYRIIVEIQDDKLIVLAVEIEHRSKVYLILNKLKKSFLK; this is encoded by the coding sequence GTGAAATATAAAGTATTGTTATCCAAATATGCAGCAAAAAAATTACAAAAGATGGATAAAAATACAAGTAGAAAAATTTATGATTTTCTGAAAAAAATAAATAATTCTGAAAATCCAAGAATTAAAGGGGAGGCTTTGAGCCATAATTTAAAAGGATATTGGAAGTATAAACCATTAAAAAATTACAGGATAATAGTTGAAATACAAGATGATAAATTAATAGTTTTAGCTGTTGAAATAGAGCATAGAAGTAAAGTATATTTGATTTTGAATAAATTAAAAAAATCATTTTTAAAATAA